Genomic segment of Candidatus Nanoarchaeia archaeon:
CTTGACGCCAATCCGCCCGGAGAAGCATTTTTTTCAATGAGAGTTACATTGAACTTCGGAGCAAGTATATAGGCTGCTGCAAGGCCGGACAAACCTGCGCCGAGAATTATGATCTTTTTATTTCCTGCCATTCTTTATTTCTTCCATATCAGCATTGATCATGATCTTAACAAGCTCCTTGAAGGTTGTGGTTGGCCTCCATCCGAGCTTTTCCCTGGCTTTTGCTGCGTCTCCTCTCAGGAAGTCGGTTTCTGTTGGCCTGAAGTATCTTGGATCTACGATAACGATTTCCTTTCCGGTGTTCTTATCTATGCCGATTTCAGTTACGCCTTCGCCTTTCCATTCGATATCGATTTCAAGCTCTTTGCAGCAGGATTCAATAAACTCCCTTACACTTCTTGATTCTCCTGTAGCAATAACATAATCGTCCGGCTCGTCCTGCTGCAGCATCAGCCACATTGATTCAATATAATCCTTCGCATATCCCCAGTCTCTTTTTGCATTGAGATTGCCCATATGCAACTTATCCTGCATGCCAAGCTTAATCCTGCATAATCCCCCGGTTATCTTCTTTGTTACAAAGTTTTCTCCTCTTCTTGGGCTCTCGTGATTAAAAAGGATTCCGTTGCAGACAAACATGTTGTATGCTTCCCTGTAGTTCTTGCAGATCCAGTAGGCATAGAGCTTTGCAACTCCATACGGGCTTCTTGGGTAGAATGGGGTTTTTTCTGATTGAAATGGCTCTTGTGCTTTTCCATAGAGTTCGCTTGTCGAAGCCTGGTAGATTTTTGTCTTGTCGATTAAGCCGAGCAGCCTTACTGCTTCTAAAATTCTTAAGGTGCCGATTGCATC
This window contains:
- the gmd gene encoding GDP-mannose 4,6-dehydratase, whose protein sequence is MKKAFITGVTGQDGSYLAEFLLEKGYQVHGLVRRSSSFNRKRIEHLHANYYERSKNFYLHYGDMCDAVSIISIIKQIQPDEIYNLAAQSHVHISFETPEFTANTDAIGTLRILEAVRLLGLIDKTKIYQASTSELYGKAQEPFQSEKTPFYPRSPYGVAKLYAYWICKNYREAYNMFVCNGILFNHESPRRGENFVTKKITGGLCRIKLGMQDKLHMGNLNAKRDWGYAKDYIESMWLMLQQDEPDDYVIATGESRSVREFIESCCKELEIDIEWKGEGVTEIGIDKNTGKEIVIVDPRYFRPTETDFLRGDAAKAREKLGWRPTTTFKELVKIMINADMEEIKNGRK